In Alphaproteobacteria bacterium, the genomic window GCTGCATAAGGAGCGCGAGCTCAATATCGGCGGTTTGTGGATTATCACCGGCTTTAAGCAGACAACACAGGTTGTCAAAAAGCACGAAACCAGCCCCACTACGTATTCGATTGCGCATAAGGTGGGCCATTTGGTCAATGCGGTAACATCGTTCAGCAGCATGCCGTTGGTATTCACCTTTTATGCCGGGCTTTTCATTTCATTTGGCGCGCTGGTTTATATCGCGCATCTTGTCATTCATTATCTGTTTGGATCCGCGCCGCCCGATGGCTATACATCCATCATTGCATCGATCTGGCTGTTTTCTGGGCTGATTATTTTCTTTCTTGGGGTGCAGGGAATTTATATCTCCAAACTGTTTATGGAAGTGAAGCAGCGCCCCTATACCATCATCCGCCGCATCTATGGCCGCAACAACGGAGGCGGCTAATGTCCAGCGCTTCCAAGCTTGCGGATGTTGCAACCTATTACACAGAAAAACTGACCGCGCACGGGCAAACTGCGCGCGGCGTTGATTGGAATGGTGAAGAAAGCCAGAACCTGCGCTTCACGCAGCTGTGCAAAATTATTGATCCGGAATTGAAGGATTTTTCAATCAATGATCTGGGGTGCGGCTATGCCGCGCTTGTAGATTTTTTGGTACAGCGCCATCCGCATTTCTCGTATAACGGGTTTGACGTATCGCAAGCGATGCTGGATGCCGCGATGGAACGCCATAAGGGTAAGCCAACTATTCGTTTTGGGTTGGCAGATAAGCCGGACGCTGTAGCCGATTATGGTATTGCCAGCGGCATTTTTAATGTGCGGTTGAAACAGACTGATGCCGAGTGGCTTCAGCATTTTGAAGCGACGCTGGATGAATTGAACCGTACCAGCCGCCGCGGGTTTGCATTCAATGCGCTCACATCCTATTCCGATGCCGATAAAATGCGCGAAAACCTTTATTACGCATCCCCTGCGACAATTTTTGACATATGCAAGAAGCGCTATTCCCGTAATGTTGCGCTTTTGCATGATTATGATCTTTACGAATTCACGATTTTGGTGAGGAAAGCATGACAATTGAAGCAACGCTTCTGTTTTTAGTGACCCTGGTTGCATGTTACATCGCTGTTCGCAAAAGCGTTGCCTTGCAAGGATTGTCCGTTCGGTTTGCCGATGTTCTTCAGCGCCGCGCTTTTCCCGCGCCATCGGATTTTGAGCATATCAAATTTGCGTTTCTGCGCATCATTTTTGGCGGATTATTGTTGAACCGCGCAGTTCAGATATTCATTTATATGTTGCCGGAAGAATATGGAACCGCGGCTGGCCTGTGCGCAATCGCTACTATTGTTTCAGCGGTATTTGTTATGGTTGGCCTCTTCACGCAGTGGTCGTTGGTTTTTTCGATGGGTTTCCTGTGGCAAACCAGCGAAGGAATTTTAAAAAACTCTACCCTTGGCAATGATATTGCTGCGGCGCTGAGCCTTTTATTATTGCTTACCAGCGCAGGAAAGTTTTTGTCGGTAGATGGTTGGATACTGAGCCGATTGAAAAACAAATCATGGTGCAATTTGCTGCTTTATGATCATGACATTCCCAGCAAACGTACCATCGCCCTTGCCAAATTCGTATCGTTGTTTGCTTATTTTTTGGTATGTGTATTTTCCATCTGCGTGCATTTGCATGAATCCGCATGGATGACAGGGGTGGCTGGCCCTTATCTGCTCAGCAATAATTTTATGACTGCGCCGCATGAATTCTTCACACAATTATTTGTGCAATATCCGATTGCAGTCATTATCGCCAAATTCTCCCTTTGGGTGATGATGGTGTGGTATCCCACCATTATTCCGTTTGTGTTAATGGGCGGGATATTCCGGTGGTATATTGTGTATTGGGGCTTGGCGTTTTTGATCTTGTCGTCATTCGTATTGCAACTTGGCTCCCTTGCCGAATTTGAATTTGTGTTCTGGGCGGGGATTTTCTGGGCCAATACTGCCCTTGATAGTCGAAAAAAACTATCTGTCTATTATGACGACACCTGCAACTTATGTGACCGCACGGTGCTGGTCATTACTGTGCTGGATATTTTCAATCGTGTGGCACTGCGTCCGTTATCAAAACATACTGAAGAATTGCGCAGTTATGGCATAAGCCATGAAGCCGCGATGCAAAATCTTTATGGTATTCAGGAAGAAAACGGCACAGCCAAACCCGGCACAGTCACTTCGGGTACGGTAAAATTCGGATATGATTTTTATATCATGCTGGCAAAGAACCTGTTCCTGTTGTGGCCGGTTTTGCCATTCTTGTATTTAGGTAAAATTCTGCTGATTGGCCCTGCCATTTACAGCCTTGTTGCCCAAAAACGCCATGCCATGTTTGGGGTATGCAAACTTCCCACCAAGAAAGTAGAACGCAGCGCGCCCGTTACTTCAGATAAATTGCCGATTGCGGGTAACGCCGTTGTGTTGCATGTGATGTTGATGGCTTTGTGCTATATCGTAGCCATTCCGTATCCTTATCTTAATATTCAGGGCTTTGATAATATTGGCGCGAAAGCGGCAGCATTTTACGGGATTGCGCCGATTAATGTCTTTAACCGCGAAGATCTGCGTATGGCCGAAAACTGGTTCACGCTGCGTGATATTAAAAATGATAGCATGGTGCCGTTATTTGCCAAGGATGGATCACGCTTGCGCATGCACCGTTCTGATCGTGTTTATTTTGGCCATACGTTACTTTTCCGCAGATCGGTCATCGATAAAGAAGGATGTTTCTTTAATGAATGGCAGGCGCAGATGGAATACCTATCGAAGGTTTATCTGCATAGTATCAATGCACCTGCTGGTACATATCCATTTGAATATGTACAGTATAAACAACCCTTACCCAACGATGCCAAGGTGAACATAGGCGAATACGTATTGGAGCCCGTTACCACCCCATGCACAAAGACTTATGATATAGATTACAAACCATGAAACAAAAGCTGGTCATCTTTGGAGCAGGAGAGATTGCGCAATTGGCGCATTATTACTTCACGCATGATAGCGATTATGAAGTCGTGGCGTTTACGGCTGATAGCGCCTTTATCAAAGAGCCCGTATTCTGCGGATTACCCGTGGTGGCGTTTGAAGAAGTCGCACAGATTTACCCGCCATCCACCCATGATTTTTTTGTGGCGCTCAGCTATTCCAAATTGAATTTGCTTCGTAAGGACAAATACCTTGCCGCAAAGGCAAAGGGCTATCGGCTCGCCAGCTATATCAGCCCCAAGGCGAGTGTGTTGAATGATGGCCGTATTGGGGAAAATTGCTTTGTTTTTGAGGACAACACCATCCAGCCTTTTGCGCATATCGGCAATAACGTGACGTTATGGAGTGGTAATCATATTGGCCATCATTCAACGATTAAAGACCATAGTTTCATTTCTTCGCATGTGGTGGTGTCGGGCGGTGTAGTGATTGGCGAGCAATGCTTTATCGGCGTCAACGCCACGCTTCGTGACCACATCACGATTGGTGATCGCTGCGTTATCGGGGCTGGCGCTATTCTTCTTTCCAATGCGGAAGCCGAAGGCGTTTATATGGGCAGTGAAACGGAACGCTCCAAAGTGCCCAGTACACGCTTGAAAGCCATATAGATGGGTGCGTGGAAAAAACTTGGAAAGCTGTATTCCTTGCCGGAAGGCGGGGTGCACCCCAAACTTCTTTCCCATACCGCCAACCCGTTGCCTGTATTGCTGGATGGCGATGTCTATCGCATTTTTTACAGTAGCCGCGATAAGGATAACCGTTCATCTGTTGGCGCGGTAGATATGGATATTGTGAAGCGCAGCGTGGTGCGTGAGCACACCGAGCCGCTTTTCGAAGTTGGCGAAAAGGGCAGTTTCTATGAAGCAGGCGTCAGCATCGGCAATTGTTATGAAGCAGACGGAAAAACCTACATGCTGTTTATGGGCTGGCAAAATCCGGATGGCGGGCATTGGCGCGGCGATATAGGACGTTTGCGTGTTATGCCAGATTTGTCATTACAGCTTGATAGTGCGCAGCCGTTTATGGGCGTTGATGCGATTGATCCCATCAGCCTTTCATATCCTTGGGTGATTAAAAACGCGGATGGCAGTTATTCCATGTGGTACGGTTCCACGCAAAGCTGGGATGCAGGAAATGGTGAAATGCTGCATGTAATTAATGGCGCGTCATCACATGATGGCCATAACTGGAAACGTGAAGGATTGGCGGTTCCATACCAGTTGGGTGTGGCGCAGGCATTTTCGCGGCCCACGGTCGCGCGGGATGAACATGGCTATAAAATGTGGTTTTCATACCGCAGCGGTGCAGGCGAGACGTACCGTATTGGGTGCGCGTCGAGCAAGGATACTAAGGAATGGAAATTGGCGTTAGACCAATCGGGGATTGATGTTTCAACCGATGGCTGGGATAGCGAGATGATTGAATATCCCTTTGTTTTTGACCACAAGGGCCAGCGTTATATGCTGTATAACGGTAACGGATACGGGAAAACCGGTTTTGGTCTGGCAGTGCAGGTATGAACGAAGCATTGAATATAAAAGCAACGGCAATACAGTTCGTGCGTTATGCCATGGTGGGGCTTGTTTCCAATGTAATGGGTTATCTGATCTATTTGCTGGTAACCTATCTGGGTATGGCTCCAAAAATTGCAATGACTTTTTTATATGGAGTTGGTGTGACCATCAGCTTCTTCGGCAACCGCTATTTGGTGTTTGCGGATGGCGGCAGATTGAAAACAACGGGCATTAAATTCATAGCGGCTTATCTCATCGGGTATTTTTTGAACCTTTCGCTGTTAATTGTGTTTGTTGACCAGATGGGGTATCCGCATCAAATCGTGCAGGCAATTGCAATTTGCGTTGTTGCGGTATTTCTGTTCTGTGCGCTTAAAGTTTTTGTCTTTAAAAAGGATGCGCCATGAAACGGTGTTTAGCATGCGGTGGATATTATAATTCCACTTACCCAAATTGCCCGCAATGCCACGTAAAACCCCAATTAATAGATGGATTTGAAGCGCATGCCCCAGCTTTCGCGCGTGAAAGCAGCGGGTTCAAGCCAGAATATTTCTCCGAGTTGGCCAAGCTTGAAGCCGCCAATTTCTGGTTTAAATCGCGTAACGCGATACTTGTATGGGCGTTAAAAACCTATGCGCAGGTTTTTGGCTCGTTCCTTGAAATTGGTTGTGGCACGGCGTTTGTATTGTCCGGAATTGCTGCGGTATTTCCAAATGCCAAATTATTTGGCAGTGAAATTTTAACCGCAGGCCTCGGTTTTGCTGCGCAGCGTTTGCCCCAGGCAAAATTCATGCAGATGGATGCGCGTGATATTCCGTTTAAAGACGAGTTTGATGTGATAGGCGCATTCGATGTGCTTGAACATATTGAAGAAGACCAACAAGTGCTGGCGCAAATTCATCAGGCCTTAAAGCCGCAGGGTATTGTTATGCTGACTGTGCCGCAGCATGAATGGCTGTGGAGTGCAGCAGATGAATATGCCTGCCATGTGCGCCGCTATACACGTGAAGAAATTGAAACCAAGGTAAAAAAAGCAGGCTTCAAAATTTTGCGCAGCACGTCATTTATTACAGTATTGCTGCCCGCCATGATGGCTTCGCGCCTGTTGTCAAACAAAGTACCCGTAAAGGAATATGATGCGCAGGCGGAGCTACGACTGCCCCAATACGTCAATTCATTGTTTTTATTGCTTTTAAATTGCGAGCTGGCCCTGATTAAATTAGGCATTAATCTGCCGATTGGTGGATCACGGCTAGTGGTCGCCAAACGTATCTAATTTTCGGAGTTGTGTTATGGCGCCATCCCGCATTCCCTTTAACCTGCCGCACATGACGGGCAAGGAAATGGAATATATTGCGCAATCGCATCGCAATGGAAAATTGGCAGGTGATGGCCCTTTTACCAAGCAATGTCATGGTTGGCTCGAACAACGCACAGGTTCTGCTAAAGCATTACTGACCCATTCCTGTACGGCTGCGTTGGAAATGGCGGCGTTGCTTTTGGATATTCGGCCGGGTGATGAAATCATCATGCCGTCTTATACCTTTGTGTCGACGGCTAATGCATTCGTACTGCGCGGCGGTGTACCGGTGTTTGTCGATATCCGGCCCGATACACTGAATTTAAATGAAAACTTAATTGAAGAAGCAATTACGCCGCGCACGCGCGCAATCGTACCCGTGCATTATGCCGGTGTTGCATGCGAGATGGATGCAATTATGGGTATTGCAAAAAAGCACAAACTTGCTGTGGTTGAAGATGCAGCACAGGGGGTGATGGCAAGCTATAAGGGTAGAGCGCTGGGCAGCATCGGCGATTTGGGGGCATATAGTTTTCATGAAACCAAGAATGTTATTTCGGGCGAAGGCGGCGCATTGCTGGTCAACCGTCCGGATATGCAGCTGCGCGCAGAAATCATCCGTGAAAAAGGAACAGATCGCAGCCGTTTTTTCCGCGGTGAAGTTGATAAATATACATGGCAGGAAGTAGGATCATCATTCTTGCCCGGCGAGTTGATTGCTGCATTCTTATGGGCCCAATTCGAACAGGCCGATGAAATTACCAAAGGCCGTATGGAGGCATGGAATTATTACCATGACCAGCTATCACACTTGGAAGGCAAAGGCGTATTACGGCGTCCACTCATTCCTAACGCATGCCAGCATAATGCCCATATGTATTATGTTTTGCTGGCTGAAGGCATTGACCGTCAGTACGTGCTGAACGAATTTAAAAAACAAGATATTTCCTGCGTATTCCATTATGTGCCGCTGCATTCATCGCCTGCTGGTTTGAAATATGGCCGTGCGCATGGTGAATTGAATGTCACGGATAAACAGGCTGAACGGTTAGTACGCTTGCCGTTATGGGTTGGGTTAAGCCGCGCACAACAAGATAATGTGATTGATATTTTAAAAGCGCTTTGATGGGCGCTTATCGGGTTTATTTGGTCAACGGATGCAACAGCGTTGCTCAACGCGTATAAAATGGTTGGGGGACGTGGATTCGAACCACGGTAAACAGAGTCAGAGTCTGTTGTCCTACCGCTAGACGATCCCCCAATTGGGTCAAAGTTTACGCGCAGATGGGCCGAAGCCAAACCTATTTTTTGCCGGTTGTTTTATCATACACATATCCAGCGCCAGCGCCCACTGCGCCGCCAATGGCCGCGCCACACGCAACACAGCCGCCTGTCATTACCGTCACGGCTGCGCCAGTTCCTGCGCCAATTGCACCGCCGGAAAGGGTGCGTTGCTGCGTTGTGTTCATATCGCTGCAAGCAGTCAGGCCAACCAAAACAGTTACAAGTAAAGCCATGGCGCGAATGCTGCGTGAAGTGAATATCGAATTCATAATAAACCTCTTATAGGTTAATAATCATAAGGCTGGGATGATGGATCTAAAATTAACCGAAAATCGTTTTTAAAACAATGTCCATTCAGCGATTTGCATTAGTTCTATAAATACATTGAAAATTCCGTTATGAATTCTGTATCTAAAATATCAATTAAGGCAGCACGACATTATGGCAGGCAAGCCTCCAAAACATAACGGGAAAAAAGCCGGATCAAAAAGTAAAAGCGCTGCAAAGCTTGGCACCAGTTCCGGGCGCCATTTGAATGTGCGCGTCAAGAAAGCCAAGAAACTGAGCAATTCATCGGTGCGATGGTTGTCACGCCAAC contains:
- a CDS encoding class I SAM-dependent methyltransferase — its product is MSSASKLADVATYYTEKLTAHGQTARGVDWNGEESQNLRFTQLCKIIDPELKDFSINDLGCGYAALVDFLVQRHPHFSYNGFDVSQAMLDAAMERHKGKPTIRFGLADKPDAVADYGIASGIFNVRLKQTDAEWLQHFEATLDELNRTSRRGFAFNALTSYSDADKMRENLYYASPATIFDICKKRYSRNVALLHDYDLYEFTILVRKA
- a CDS encoding DUF393 domain-containing protein, with product MTIEATLLFLVTLVACYIAVRKSVALQGLSVRFADVLQRRAFPAPSDFEHIKFAFLRIIFGGLLLNRAVQIFIYMLPEEYGTAAGLCAIATIVSAVFVMVGLFTQWSLVFSMGFLWQTSEGILKNSTLGNDIAAALSLLLLLTSAGKFLSVDGWILSRLKNKSWCNLLLYDHDIPSKRTIALAKFVSLFAYFLVCVFSICVHLHESAWMTGVAGPYLLSNNFMTAPHEFFTQLFVQYPIAVIIAKFSLWVMMVWYPTIIPFVLMGGIFRWYIVYWGLAFLILSSFVLQLGSLAEFEFVFWAGIFWANTALDSRKKLSVYYDDTCNLCDRTVLVITVLDIFNRVALRPLSKHTEELRSYGISHEAAMQNLYGIQEENGTAKPGTVTSGTVKFGYDFYIMLAKNLFLLWPVLPFLYLGKILLIGPAIYSLVAQKRHAMFGVCKLPTKKVERSAPVTSDKLPIAGNAVVLHVMLMALCYIVAIPYPYLNIQGFDNIGAKAAAFYGIAPINVFNREDLRMAENWFTLRDIKNDSMVPLFAKDGSRLRMHRSDRVYFGHTLLFRRSVIDKEGCFFNEWQAQMEYLSKVYLHSINAPAGTYPFEYVQYKQPLPNDAKVNIGEYVLEPVTTPCTKTYDIDYKP
- a CDS encoding acetyltransferase yields the protein MKQKLVIFGAGEIAQLAHYYFTHDSDYEVVAFTADSAFIKEPVFCGLPVVAFEEVAQIYPPSTHDFFVALSYSKLNLLRKDKYLAAKAKGYRLASYISPKASVLNDGRIGENCFVFEDNTIQPFAHIGNNVTLWSGNHIGHHSTIKDHSFISSHVVVSGGVVIGEQCFIGVNATLRDHITIGDRCVIGAGAILLSNAEAEGVYMGSETERSKVPSTRLKAI
- a CDS encoding GtrA family protein, translating into MNEALNIKATAIQFVRYAMVGLVSNVMGYLIYLLVTYLGMAPKIAMTFLYGVGVTISFFGNRYLVFADGGRLKTTGIKFIAAYLIGYFLNLSLLIVFVDQMGYPHQIVQAIAICVVAVFLFCALKVFVFKKDAP
- a CDS encoding class I SAM-dependent methyltransferase is translated as MKRCLACGGYYNSTYPNCPQCHVKPQLIDGFEAHAPAFARESSGFKPEYFSELAKLEAANFWFKSRNAILVWALKTYAQVFGSFLEIGCGTAFVLSGIAAVFPNAKLFGSEILTAGLGFAAQRLPQAKFMQMDARDIPFKDEFDVIGAFDVLEHIEEDQQVLAQIHQALKPQGIVMLTVPQHEWLWSAADEYACHVRRYTREEIETKVKKAGFKILRSTSFITVLLPAMMASRLLSNKVPVKEYDAQAELRLPQYVNSLFLLLLNCELALIKLGINLPIGGSRLVVAKRI
- the rffA gene encoding dTDP-4-amino-4,6-dideoxygalactose transaminase, encoding MAPSRIPFNLPHMTGKEMEYIAQSHRNGKLAGDGPFTKQCHGWLEQRTGSAKALLTHSCTAALEMAALLLDIRPGDEIIMPSYTFVSTANAFVLRGGVPVFVDIRPDTLNLNENLIEEAITPRTRAIVPVHYAGVACEMDAIMGIAKKHKLAVVEDAAQGVMASYKGRALGSIGDLGAYSFHETKNVISGEGGALLVNRPDMQLRAEIIREKGTDRSRFFRGEVDKYTWQEVGSSFLPGELIAAFLWAQFEQADEITKGRMEAWNYYHDQLSHLEGKGVLRRPLIPNACQHNAHMYYVLLAEGIDRQYVLNEFKKQDISCVFHYVPLHSSPAGLKYGRAHGELNVTDKQAERLVRLPLWVGLSRAQQDNVIDILKAL